The Mesorhizobium koreense genome includes a window with the following:
- a CDS encoding ABC transporter permease → MSARVPLRETLRIPGMIGSLVMIAPALLLVGLLFLFPIALLAYRSFGGAELSLENYQSLFSSSLYINSLIATLKISAFVVLGCLFFGFPIAYALANASNRLRPVLFLAVLLPAWSCILVRNFAWIYLLQRRGPINEFLISTGIIDQPISFMFNEFGVVLGMTNVLLPFMVLPIFVALQAQDKTYLEASASLGARPETAFWTVTLPLSMPGVMAGSLLVFAMALGFFVTPALLGGGKVLVAATYITNEIETLLNWDIAGAASVVLLAVVVIVVAAYLRVISSSNTTGAGDATA, encoded by the coding sequence ATGAGCGCCCGCGTCCCCTTGAGGGAAACCCTCCGGATTCCCGGAATGATCGGTAGCCTGGTTATGATCGCACCGGCGCTGCTTCTTGTGGGACTGCTTTTTCTCTTCCCGATCGCTCTTCTCGCTTACCGCAGCTTTGGGGGTGCTGAGCTTTCGCTGGAAAACTATCAGAGCCTGTTCTCGTCGAGCCTGTACATCAACTCGCTGATAGCCACGCTCAAGATCAGCGCGTTCGTGGTCTTGGGCTGTCTGTTCTTCGGCTTTCCAATTGCCTATGCGCTGGCGAATGCTTCGAACAGATTGCGGCCGGTACTCTTTCTAGCCGTGCTGCTGCCGGCCTGGAGCTGCATCCTGGTGCGGAACTTCGCGTGGATCTACCTGCTCCAGCGGCGCGGGCCGATCAATGAATTCCTGATCTCGACCGGTATTATTGATCAGCCGATTTCTTTCATGTTCAACGAGTTCGGCGTCGTGCTCGGAATGACGAATGTGCTTCTGCCTTTCATGGTCTTGCCGATTTTCGTGGCGCTTCAGGCTCAGGACAAGACCTATCTCGAAGCATCGGCGAGCCTCGGCGCCAGGCCGGAGACGGCCTTCTGGACGGTCACCTTGCCGCTCAGCATGCCCGGTGTGATGGCGGGTAGTCTTCTGGTCTTCGCCATGGCGCTGGGCTTCTTCGTGACGCCGGCCCTGTTGGGGGGCGGTAAGGTACTGGTCGCCGCAACCTACATAACCAATGAGATCGAGACGCTGCTCAACTGGGATATTGCCGGAGCGGCCTCGGTTGTCCTGCTTGCTGTAGTCGTGATTGTCGTCGCGGCCTATCTGCGGGTCATTTCCAGCAGCAATACGACAGGGGCTGGCGATGCAACGGCTTGA
- a CDS encoding ABC transporter ATP-binding protein → MTNFHLNLVDITKRFGNFTAVDRVTLSVEKGEFLTLLGPSGSGKTTLLRMLGGFEYPTSGKLELHGADVGYIPSYKRNIGMVFQKYALFPHLTVIENVAYPLKRRRVKAAEIAKLVKETLDMVGLDGFGDRYPRQLSGGQQQRVALARAFIFHPELLLMDEPLGALDKKLRDRMQAEIRTLQKRVGITTVYVTHDQIEAMTMSDRVAVMNHGRIEQIGTPQELYDRPTTEFVASFIGDSNLVPTLLEGVHGDFASLKVLDRTGIRAPANLHGTKGKCLKLLIRPEKLRVSTDRTEAQENWLEGTVHSMVFLGDVTQITVAVAGTDITAKIANRAGEAVVSVGQKAIVSWSKDDCSLVVAEADA, encoded by the coding sequence ATGACAAATTTCCATTTGAACCTCGTCGATATCACAAAGAGGTTTGGGAATTTTACGGCCGTCGATCGCGTCACGCTTTCCGTGGAGAAGGGAGAATTCCTGACGTTGCTTGGGCCAAGCGGCTCCGGAAAGACGACATTGCTTCGTATGCTCGGAGGATTCGAATATCCAACTTCCGGTAAACTTGAGCTGCATGGCGCCGATGTCGGATATATACCATCCTACAAGCGCAACATCGGGATGGTGTTCCAGAAATATGCCCTTTTTCCGCATCTTACGGTGATTGAGAACGTTGCGTATCCGCTAAAGCGCCGAAGGGTGAAAGCGGCGGAGATTGCAAAGCTGGTCAAGGAAACGCTCGACATGGTCGGGCTGGACGGTTTCGGCGACCGCTATCCACGGCAATTGAGCGGCGGTCAGCAACAACGGGTCGCCTTGGCGCGGGCATTCATCTTCCACCCCGAATTATTGCTGATGGACGAGCCCTTGGGCGCGCTCGACAAGAAGCTGCGCGACCGCATGCAGGCTGAAATCCGCACGCTGCAAAAGCGCGTCGGCATCACTACCGTTTATGTGACGCACGACCAGATCGAGGCGATGACGATGTCCGATCGAGTGGCGGTCATGAATCATGGACGTATAGAGCAGATTGGCACGCCGCAGGAGCTCTACGACCGCCCGACGACCGAATTCGTCGCCAGCTTTATCGGCGATTCGAACCTCGTTCCGACATTGCTTGAAGGCGTCCACGGCGATTTCGCGAGCCTGAAAGTGCTTGACCGGACCGGTATCCGGGCGCCCGCAAATCTGCACGGAACAAAAGGCAAGTGCCTCAAACTTCTGATCCGCCCCGAGAAGCTCCGCGTTTCGACCGACCGGACCGAGGCCCAGGAGAACTGGCTTGAGGGCACTGTCCACTCGATGGTTTTCCTCGGCGATGTGACGCAGATCACGGTTGCAGTCGCCGGAACCGATATAACGGCCAAGATCGCCAACAGGGCAGGTGAAGCGGTCGTTTCGGTTGGGCAGAAGGCGATCGTCAGCTGGTCAAAGGACGATTGTTCGCTTGTCGTCGCGGAAGCAGACGCATGA
- a CDS encoding ABC transporter substrate-binding protein: MIRQSRRQFLSTAGAATLGSGLLFAPMVKRAYAGGSGELVISSWGGSFQDALREVYFEPFSKEFGIKVKETTYGPQGLAKVKAQRAAGNVEIDLLDGPPFWNAIGRRDGLTQEIDLGDIKDRGSHIPAALDPWGYGYGSISWGITYNSETYAGGAPGNWADFWDADRFPGARGMFGSIAARHLEYALMAKGMAAANVNPIDAAKKEAAFKALEEIKNKINIWYTSSSQAENMLMQGELDMSEFVHGRAFALQRNGGPLRFEYNGAVMNLLTWVMAKGAPNRENAQKFISFCSRADRQAVFANRLYYGPTNGAAINGISDEFVKAALPTNPANLKKQVLLDGAYWAENLGALSARWAEITSG, translated from the coding sequence ATGATCAGGCAATCGCGACGCCAATTTCTCAGCACGGCCGGTGCGGCCACGCTCGGATCGGGTTTGTTGTTCGCGCCCATGGTGAAGCGCGCATACGCCGGCGGTTCGGGTGAACTTGTCATCTCTTCCTGGGGCGGCTCATTTCAGGATGCCTTGCGCGAAGTCTATTTCGAGCCATTCTCGAAGGAGTTCGGGATCAAGGTCAAGGAGACGACCTACGGCCCGCAGGGCCTCGCCAAGGTCAAGGCGCAGCGCGCCGCCGGGAATGTCGAGATCGACCTCCTCGACGGACCTCCCTTCTGGAACGCCATCGGCCGGCGCGATGGCCTGACTCAGGAAATTGACCTCGGCGATATCAAAGATCGCGGATCGCATATTCCTGCCGCACTCGATCCATGGGGCTACGGCTACGGGTCGATCTCCTGGGGCATCACTTACAATAGTGAGACCTATGCGGGCGGCGCTCCGGGAAACTGGGCCGACTTTTGGGATGCCGATCGCTTCCCGGGCGCGCGTGGCATGTTCGGGTCGATCGCAGCCCGCCACCTTGAATACGCTCTGATGGCAAAAGGGATGGCTGCGGCCAACGTAAATCCCATCGATGCCGCCAAGAAAGAGGCGGCGTTCAAGGCGCTTGAGGAGATCAAGAATAAAATCAATATCTGGTACACCAGCAGCAGTCAGGCCGAGAACATGCTGATGCAGGGCGAACTCGACATGTCCGAGTTCGTTCATGGCCGCGCTTTTGCTCTTCAGCGTAACGGCGGCCCTCTCCGCTTCGAGTACAACGGCGCGGTTATGAACCTGCTGACCTGGGTGATGGCGAAGGGTGCGCCGAACCGTGAGAATGCTCAGAAGTTCATCAGCTTCTGCAGTCGTGCGGACCGCCAGGCTGTTTTCGCAAACAGGCTCTACTACGGTCCGACGAACGGCGCCGCGATCAACGGCATCTCGGATGAATTCGTGAAAGCGGCTCTTCCGACCAATCCTGCGAACCTGAAAAAACAAGTTCTGCTCGATGGTGCCTATTGGGCGGAGAACCTGGGAGCCCTTAGCGCGCGCTGGGCAGAAATCACCTCTGGTTGA
- a CDS encoding LysR family transcriptional regulator, with the protein MIKHREVQILHALLVTGSVSGTSKLLNVSQPAVSKALAALEKRIGFQLFQRTAGQLVAKPEATYLFEELDQCLKIIERLDERVKNAQGEPGDRLQIASLPGPASFLIPKLLEEFFGVKTAHRFLLSSRTTPIIRDLVSTQQVEIGVLVNPPNSTAYEKFPTPNEYVCAMREDHPLSAKLLLRPVDLEGIPLTLTSRGHIMHEQLATAFANDRVQFNPAHEVPYYIPSLGFALAGFGVSFVDTITAWSFDNILKAKGLVFRRFEPQLLDEMAVISPSLRTLPTTAIRFRDFLVERMSAMKSLY; encoded by the coding sequence TTGATAAAGCATCGGGAAGTTCAGATTCTTCACGCGTTATTGGTGACAGGTTCGGTATCGGGCACGTCCAAGCTGCTGAATGTCTCCCAGCCTGCCGTCAGCAAAGCGCTTGCAGCACTCGAGAAGCGTATCGGATTTCAGCTCTTTCAGCGCACCGCCGGTCAACTGGTCGCCAAGCCCGAGGCAACGTACCTGTTCGAAGAACTGGATCAATGCCTGAAAATCATCGAACGGCTGGATGAACGGGTAAAAAACGCCCAAGGCGAGCCCGGCGACCGACTTCAGATCGCAAGCCTGCCCGGCCCGGCCAGCTTTCTGATCCCGAAGCTGCTTGAGGAGTTCTTCGGGGTGAAAACTGCACACCGTTTCTTGCTAAGTTCGCGGACCACCCCGATCATCAGGGATCTCGTGAGCACACAGCAGGTCGAGATCGGAGTTTTGGTCAATCCGCCAAACTCGACAGCTTACGAGAAGTTTCCTACACCGAACGAATATGTTTGCGCTATGCGCGAAGATCATCCGCTAAGTGCCAAACTCTTACTTCGACCTGTTGATCTAGAGGGCATCCCTCTGACACTCACCAGCAGAGGGCACATCATGCACGAGCAATTGGCGACGGCGTTCGCAAACGACCGCGTCCAGTTTAATCCAGCCCATGAAGTACCTTATTACATTCCCTCATTAGGATTCGCACTTGCTGGTTTCGGTGTTTCGTTTGTCGATACGATTACGGCGTGGAGCTTTGATAACATACTAAAAGCCAAGGGACTGGTTTTTCGAAGATTCGAGCCTCAACTACTTGACGAGATGGCTGTGATTTCGCCATCGCTGCGAACGCTTCCAACGACGGCGATCAGATTTCGCGATTTCTTAGTGGAGCGCATGTCAGCGATGAAATCTCTCTACTGA
- a CDS encoding DUF2188 domain-containing protein has product MRGSATRGFVFDTQAEAIASGREKLISAGGGELSVHGRNGRVRSKDTLGGGNDPNPPRDREH; this is encoded by the coding sequence TTGCGAGGCAGCGCCACACGCGGGTTCGTTTTCGACACGCAGGCCGAAGCGATTGCCTCTGGCCGCGAGAAACTCATCAGTGCCGGCGGTGGCGAACTGTCAGTGCACGGCCGCAATGGCCGGGTCAGGAGCAAGGACACACTGGGCGGCGGCAACGATCCGAACCCGCCGCGCGATCGCGAGCATTGA
- a CDS encoding GntR family transcriptional regulator: MFERIPIPRYVQLADVMRHRIKRGIWGRGETLPSIDRLMQEFDVARVTVRQAIHLLAGEGLLSPQRGRGTFVTAQPGGQRRLSVQTTLDDLVEMYRGDTPDLSNIVESQATPILTERDGFAAPSYFHMRRVHSRDGENYCVVSIFIDERVFNLAPDRFRREVVIPLFASLPGVEIVKAYQTLNIAAADVEVARDLRIAVNAPVAEIRRVFTGSDGSVIYLGEATYRGDYIHLEMDLKP, from the coding sequence ATGTTCGAACGGATTCCGATTCCGCGCTATGTGCAACTCGCCGACGTGATGCGTCACCGCATCAAGCGCGGCATCTGGGGGCGTGGCGAGACGCTGCCCTCGATCGACCGACTGATGCAGGAATTCGATGTCGCGCGGGTGACGGTGCGTCAGGCGATTCATCTTCTGGCCGGTGAGGGACTGCTTTCACCGCAGCGCGGCCGCGGCACTTTCGTGACGGCGCAGCCAGGAGGACAGCGTCGCCTTTCGGTGCAGACGACGCTCGACGATCTTGTAGAGATGTACCGGGGCGACACGCCCGACCTCTCCAACATCGTCGAGTCGCAAGCTACCCCGATCCTGACGGAACGCGACGGGTTCGCTGCGCCGAGCTATTTCCACATGCGCCGCGTGCATTCCCGCGATGGCGAGAATTACTGTGTCGTCTCAATTTTTATCGACGAGCGCGTGTTCAATCTAGCGCCCGACCGCTTTCGCCGTGAGGTCGTGATCCCACTCTTCGCGTCGCTGCCGGGGGTCGAGATCGTCAAGGCCTATCAGACACTGAATATCGCAGCGGCCGATGTGGAGGTGGCGCGGGATCTCAGGATCGCGGTCAACGCGCCTGTTGCCGAAATCAGACGTGTCTTTACAGGTTCAGACGGTTCGGTCATCTATCTCGGTGAAGCCACTTACCGGGGAGATTACATCCATCTGGAAATGGACCTAAAGCCCTGA
- a CDS encoding ABC transporter substrate-binding protein: MNEHDNGRNTRGAGIHRRTLLKTTAAGIAALAMPAVLTRPVRAAADVPDMSSVKDAKIDWKQAKGSSITIGVTPAGYFDNLGALLPQFQELTGINVRLEKTPPGEIRQKAVLDLSSKTGTWASHAADPMYYPLYARNNWIDPLDTYLGDSKLTDPEWFAFDDIVKSWTGATSVDGKPYGIPYDGETTLQIYRTDVYEKLGLKPADTLEEYVSNAAKVNDPSNRLWGCALRGFKGAGQNMYIYPSLFEEFGGKWFNAENQIIVNGKEALDALEWYIDLLTKYAPKGVENWNWPDIADAFSQGTVGSYIDANTSAAVVANPEKSKVVGKIGFARWPKGPSGRRVASIWNWSFPINGALSKEDKAATWLFIQWAASKEVQAATSYDFPGAYKRLGVNRTSVLNSDAFKKLANGIGDTFIDATTASLEKDTHVDWRPRVPQWAAIGEIMATAIQASLVGQAKPKEALDKAQEKIAGIMKG; encoded by the coding sequence ATGAACGAACACGACAATGGCAGGAACACCCGTGGGGCGGGTATCCACAGGAGGACCCTGCTCAAAACGACCGCCGCGGGAATTGCGGCATTGGCTATGCCGGCTGTCCTCACGCGGCCGGTCAGGGCCGCGGCCGACGTACCGGACATGTCGTCGGTGAAGGATGCCAAGATCGATTGGAAGCAGGCGAAGGGTTCGTCGATCACGATCGGCGTCACGCCGGCCGGCTATTTCGACAATCTCGGCGCTCTATTGCCCCAGTTCCAGGAATTGACCGGCATCAACGTCCGACTGGAAAAGACACCCCCGGGTGAGATCAGGCAGAAGGCTGTGCTTGACCTCTCCAGCAAGACCGGAACATGGGCAAGCCATGCAGCCGACCCGATGTATTACCCGCTTTACGCCAGAAACAACTGGATCGACCCGCTCGACACCTATCTTGGCGATTCCAAACTTACCGATCCTGAATGGTTCGCCTTCGACGACATTGTGAAGAGCTGGACCGGGGCAACCTCGGTGGACGGCAAGCCCTACGGCATTCCTTACGACGGCGAGACCACGCTTCAGATCTATCGGACGGATGTCTATGAAAAACTCGGCCTGAAGCCCGCCGACACGCTGGAAGAATATGTCAGCAACGCCGCCAAGGTGAACGATCCATCGAACCGGCTTTGGGGCTGCGCCCTGCGCGGCTTCAAAGGCGCAGGCCAGAACATGTACATCTATCCTTCCCTCTTCGAGGAGTTCGGCGGCAAGTGGTTCAATGCCGAGAACCAGATCATCGTCAACGGCAAGGAAGCGCTTGATGCTCTCGAGTGGTATATCGACCTCTTGACCAAATACGCGCCGAAGGGCGTCGAGAACTGGAACTGGCCCGACATCGCGGACGCCTTCAGCCAGGGAACGGTCGGCTCTTATATCGATGCCAACACGTCGGCCGCCGTCGTCGCAAACCCGGAGAAATCCAAGGTGGTCGGCAAGATCGGCTTCGCGCGCTGGCCGAAGGGGCCATCAGGCCGCAGGGTGGCGTCGATCTGGAATTGGAGCTTCCCGATCAACGGTGCGCTGTCGAAGGAGGACAAGGCGGCGACCTGGCTGTTCATCCAGTGGGCCGCGTCGAAGGAGGTGCAGGCCGCGACGTCCTATGACTTCCCCGGCGCCTACAAGCGTCTCGGCGTCAACCGCACCTCGGTCCTGAACAGCGACGCATTCAAGAAGCTGGCGAACGGCATTGGCGACACATTCATCGACGCCACGACCGCGTCGCTGGAAAAAGACACCCATGTCGATTGGCGACCGCGCGTGCCGCAATGGGCCGCGATCGGCGAAATCATGGCAACGGCAATCCAGGCAAGCCTGGTCGGCCAGGCAAAGCCCAAGGAAGCGCTCGACAAGGCGCAGGAGAAAATCGCCGGCATCATGAAGGGCTGA
- a CDS encoding carbohydrate ABC transporter permease has translation MGVGTLPRREGARIEGATGSASAVAGRHSRTPFQKEEIFAAFLAGPALLVLVVTTTFPLVYLIWNSFQNINLAMPFMNGFAGLDNYTQMIADGNFWHSLELTAIYAISSVLLQVVIGLGLALLVMQIPRGQGVFRIVAILPIVLAPVVVGLFWRTLMLAPNFGIVDFAVKALGFGAVNWLGAPAPALISVIMIHTWQWTPFAFLVFLASLASLPPDVYEAARIDRAGPVQRFIHITLPLIRPALVIVVIMRSMIALSAFAAIFAATRGGPGTATEILNLYAYRTSFVELNFGYGSALAVALLVITLAVSGVLFALRTARVSQ, from the coding sequence ATGGGAGTTGGAACGCTTCCCAGGCGAGAAGGCGCTAGGATTGAAGGCGCAACAGGCAGCGCGAGCGCGGTCGCGGGGAGGCATAGCAGAACGCCATTCCAGAAGGAGGAAATTTTCGCGGCCTTCCTCGCCGGGCCGGCGCTCCTCGTCCTTGTCGTGACGACGACCTTCCCGCTTGTCTATCTGATCTGGAATTCCTTCCAGAACATCAATCTCGCGATGCCATTCATGAACGGCTTCGCGGGGCTGGACAACTACACTCAGATGATAGCTGATGGCAATTTCTGGCATTCGCTGGAATTGACCGCGATCTACGCGATCAGCTCGGTCCTGCTGCAGGTGGTGATCGGCCTCGGGCTGGCGTTGCTCGTCATGCAGATCCCACGGGGACAGGGTGTCTTTCGCATCGTCGCCATCCTGCCGATCGTGCTGGCGCCTGTCGTGGTCGGCCTGTTCTGGCGAACGCTGATGCTGGCGCCCAATTTCGGCATCGTCGACTTCGCGGTGAAGGCCCTTGGTTTCGGGGCGGTGAACTGGCTCGGCGCGCCGGCGCCGGCACTGATCTCGGTGATCATGATCCACACCTGGCAATGGACACCCTTTGCGTTCCTGGTCTTTCTCGCCAGCCTCGCATCGCTGCCGCCGGACGTGTACGAGGCAGCGCGCATCGACCGCGCGGGACCTGTCCAGCGGTTCATCCACATCACCCTGCCGCTGATCCGTCCGGCGCTGGTGATCGTTGTCATCATGCGCTCGATGATCGCGCTCTCTGCTTTCGCGGCGATCTTCGCCGCCACTCGCGGTGGCCCGGGTACGGCGACGGAAATCCTGAACCTCTATGCCTACAGGACATCTTTCGTGGAACTGAACTTCGGCTACGGCTCAGCGCTCGCCGTGGCGCTCCTCGTCATCACGCTCGCCGTATCCGGCGTGCTGTTCGCGTTACGCACCGCGCGGGTGAGCCAATGA
- a CDS encoding carbohydrate ABC transporter permease, protein MTAINPHKAARLRRNVLLYVAAALLLLIWVVPILWAVIVSLKSESEVLAYPPQLIFQPTMANYRDAVSGGFSILPSFFTSFILSTATTILTVLLAVPAAYAFARLSLPGKRALGFYTLVTQMIPPVGLVIPYFLILNKIGWLDTYQGLVTVFLTFSLPFAIWLMVSYMEDIPKEMEEAAFLDKASRLQTLWHVILPQVRGGIAVTVIFVFLNAWNEFLFSVQLSGNHVRPVTVAMYNFVSVEQTLWAKLAAAALIAMLPMIVIGIAAQKQIVKGLTVGAVKGGGRR, encoded by the coding sequence ATGACAGCGATAAATCCGCATAAGGCGGCGAGGCTACGCCGCAACGTCTTGCTTTATGTCGCCGCCGCATTGCTTCTGCTGATCTGGGTCGTGCCGATCCTGTGGGCAGTCATCGTCTCGCTGAAATCGGAAAGCGAGGTCCTCGCCTATCCGCCGCAACTCATCTTCCAGCCGACGATGGCGAACTATCGCGATGCCGTGTCAGGCGGCTTCTCGATCCTGCCGAGTTTCTTCACCAGCTTCATCCTCTCCACCGCGACCACGATCCTTACCGTCCTCCTGGCGGTTCCGGCGGCATATGCCTTTGCGCGGCTCAGCTTGCCCGGCAAGAGGGCGCTCGGGTTCTACACGCTCGTCACCCAGATGATCCCCCCGGTCGGGCTGGTCATTCCCTACTTCCTGATCCTCAACAAGATAGGCTGGCTCGACACCTATCAGGGCCTTGTCACCGTATTCCTGACCTTCTCGCTTCCTTTCGCGATCTGGCTGATGGTCTCCTACATGGAGGACATCCCGAAGGAGATGGAGGAAGCCGCCTTCCTCGACAAGGCAAGCCGGCTGCAGACGCTATGGCATGTCATCCTGCCGCAGGTACGCGGCGGTATCGCAGTCACAGTGATCTTCGTCTTCCTCAATGCCTGGAACGAGTTCCTGTTCTCCGTTCAACTCAGCGGCAATCATGTCCGGCCGGTGACGGTCGCCATGTACAATTTCGTGTCCGTCGAGCAGACGCTCTGGGCCAAGCTCGCCGCCGCCGCGCTGATCGCCATGCTCCCCATGATCGTCATCGGCATCGCCGCACAGAAGCAGATCGTCAAAGGGCTGACGGTCGGCGCCGTAAAGGGAGGAGGCCGGCGATGA
- a CDS encoding ABC transporter ATP-binding protein — MSSEQGRVSLNGIRKSFGSFEALKGIDLEIEPKEFFALLGPSGSGKSTTLRVIAGLETPDEGTLTVDGIDVTYASPGERNIAMVFQNYALYPHMTLEENIGFPLKMDKVPKREIPGLVREAAERVKIGHLLHRRPGQLSGGQQQRCALARAIVRKPRLFLLDEPLSNLDAQLRLETRIELKRLHSGMDVTTIYVTHDQEEAMTIADRMAIFRDGGIIQIGTPDEVFNRPDNMDVAGSIGSPPMSLLPAGIDAGAITIAGHRVALAGMHDTPSPDIVIGIRPSHVRLAADGLPARLLLSENLGESMLLNVDVQGQIVKVRLPEVRRLATGETVHLVFDPAHIHLFDPKSRQRIDTVTAAHQTQRLP; from the coding sequence ATGAGCAGCGAGCAGGGGCGCGTATCGCTCAATGGCATTCGCAAGTCGTTCGGGAGCTTCGAGGCGCTGAAAGGGATCGACCTCGAGATCGAACCGAAGGAATTTTTCGCACTGCTCGGCCCCTCCGGTTCCGGCAAATCGACGACATTGCGCGTGATTGCCGGGCTTGAGACGCCCGACGAAGGAACGCTGACGGTAGACGGCATCGACGTCACCTACGCTTCCCCCGGCGAGCGTAACATCGCCATGGTCTTCCAGAATTACGCGCTCTATCCCCACATGACGCTGGAGGAGAATATCGGCTTCCCGCTGAAGATGGACAAAGTGCCGAAGAGGGAAATTCCCGGCCTGGTACGCGAGGCCGCCGAACGGGTAAAGATCGGCCACCTCTTGCACCGACGGCCGGGACAGCTCTCAGGCGGCCAGCAACAGCGTTGCGCGCTTGCCCGCGCCATCGTGCGCAAGCCGCGCCTTTTCTTGCTCGATGAGCCTCTGTCGAACCTCGACGCTCAGTTACGCCTTGAAACCCGGATCGAACTGAAACGACTCCATTCGGGAATGGACGTGACGACCATCTACGTCACACACGATCAAGAGGAGGCGATGACGATCGCCGACCGCATGGCGATCTTCCGCGATGGCGGGATCATCCAGATCGGCACCCCTGACGAGGTCTTCAACCGTCCGGACAACATGGATGTCGCGGGCTCCATCGGCAGCCCGCCGATGAGCCTGTTGCCGGCTGGCATCGACGCCGGCGCCATCACGATCGCGGGCCATCGCGTCGCCCTTGCCGGAATGCACGACACGCCTTCGCCCGATATCGTCATCGGTATTCGGCCAAGCCATGTCCGTCTCGCCGCAGACGGCTTGCCGGCACGTCTGCTGCTTTCCGAAAATCTCGGCGAGAGCATGCTGCTGAACGTCGACGTCCAGGGACAGATCGTCAAGGTCCGGCTCCCCGAGGTTCGCCGTCTGGCAACCGGCGAAACCGTCCACCTCGTCTTCGATCCGGCCCACATCCACCTTTTCGACCCGAAATCGCGCCAGCGCATCGATACAGTCACGGCGGCGCATCAGACCCAGAGGCTCCCATGA